A window from Pagrus major chromosome 4, Pma_NU_1.0 encodes these proteins:
- the slc67a1 gene encoding solute carrier family 22 member 18, which translates to MSRRGETTEETSRAPVSSSQTDAAEQRKRTTVIYVVYLIAALDITWMFLQFSVTPYLAKKLGFDTLWFGYLQTTVGVIMLFGGPMFGRFGDLFGARAALSLACSATVVFFLLLAIADHPAMLFIHKLPTVFMHVLPACQMVVTDLSEPDKRADALSKLGLCFGVGMIAGSTLGGHLNSRYGETFTACVGAAGSAFSLLLVLKFIPKNTKVKAPTTTSTDSENKRKSIFNVGEITRLMKFPGVARTFIVKIVAGLPSGIFQVMFSIIALEFFKLTPKENGYLMAYFGIGQMVIQGGVIGRLTPRYSDHSLLLLSIAVSSLVGLAQAYMQNVFQFCLTVMPMMFSLSVFNVITDSMLTKSVPSSDTGTMLGLCASVQSLLRTVGPTAGGFLYVNYGISSIGTIQCVVNMAVFVYLLQRGHEKTTEQMK; encoded by the exons ATGAGTCGAAGAGGAGAAACCACCGAGGAAACCTCCAGAGCTCCGGTGTCCTCCTCACAGACCGACGCTGCTGAACAAAGAAAGAGGACGACAGTCATTTACGTCGTTTACCTCATCGCTGCTTTGGATATCACATggatgtttttacagttttctgtCACCCCT TATTTGGCAAAGAAACTTGGCTTTGACACCTTGTGGTTTGGTTATTTGCAAACCACGGTAGGTGTAATCATGCTGTTCGGGGGTCCTATGTTTGGAAG ATTTGGAGATCTTTTCGGAGCGCGAGCAGCCTTGTCTCTGGCTTGTTCTGCAAccgttgttttctttctgctgctggCCATAGCAGACCATCCTGCCATGCTGTTCATCCACAAACTTCCCACAGTCTTCATGCATGTCCTACCTG catGTCAGATGGTTGTTACAGACCTGTCAGAACCTGATAAACGGGCAGATGCCTTATCTAAACTAGGTCTGTGTTTTGGCGTCGGTATGATAGCTGGCTCAACATTGGGCGGCCATCTTAACTCACGCTATGG GGAGACATTCACTGCATGTGTTGGTGCTGCTGGGAGTGCCTTCAGTTTACTGTTGGTTTTAAAGTTTATCCCAAAAAATACCAAAGTTaaagctccaacaacaaccagcaCAGACA GtgagaacaaaagaaaatccatATTCAATGTGGGGGAGATCACAAGACTGATGAAGTTTCCAGGTGTGGCAcggacttttattgtgaagataGTTGCAGGTTTGCCATCAG GTATCTTCCAAGTGATGTTCTCTATTATTGCTTTGGAGTTCTTCAAGCTGACACCTAAGGAGAATGGCTATCTGATGGCTTATTTTGGCATAGGACAAATG GTTATTCAGGGAGGGGTGATCGGTCGGCTCACACCGAGATACTCTGACCACTCCTTGCTGCTTCTGTCCATCGCAGTTTCTTCTTTGGTGGGACTGGCtcag gCCTACATGCAGAATGTGTTCCAGTTCTGCCTCACCGTCATGCCAATGATGTTTTCTCTCAGTGTGTTCAATGTCATCACGGACAGCATGCTCACCAAGAGCGTACCATCGTCTGACACAG GCACAATGCTGGGACTGTGTGCATCTGTCCAATCTCTGCTTCGCACAGTCGGACCGACCGCAGGTGGCTTCCTGTATGTGAACTACGGGATATCCTCTATAGGCACAATCCAGTGTGTTGTAAATATGGCAGTGTTTGTTTACCTGCTACAGCGTGGCCATGAGAAGACGACCgagcaaatgaaatga